ACACGCACGTTTCCTCGTTGACTCTGACCGACTTCTTGTCGCCGACCATTTCGGGTCTTATAGAATTTGTCGGACATGCGGCAATCGTGCTTGGAACTTCGCAAAGATTAACAAGCCTTTCGTGATTAATTTTCGGGGGTTTTCTATGAGTTCCCAATATAGCTATATCGGACGAAGCAACCGAACCGCACATATTTAAACAGCATGCAAATGCTATTCTGACTTTTGAAGGAAGCTTATCTTCGACAAAATATTCATACAGTTCGTCCATTACCGACTTTACCACGCCTGATGCATCGCTTGCAGATGTATGACAGTGGACCCAGCCCTGGGTGTGAACTATATTTGCAACAACATTGCCGATACCGCCGACATTATAGCCTAATTTTTCAAGATCTTTTTTTAACGGTTCGATATTTTTTTCATTTTCTAATAAAAATTCGACATTATTTCTTGTGGTAAATCTTAGATATCCTCCGCAATATTTATCCGCCATATCGCTTATATCGCGAACAAAACCACTGCTGACCAATCTCGGCGAACCCATTCTTACTGTATATAGCTTATCCCCATTTTCTGCGACATGCACCATAGTACCAGGATCCAATATCTCGTGGTATGCCCATTTGCCGTAATTTTTTTTAATCATGGGGGACAGATAATCATGATAATCATGAGGACCCACATCAGTTATTCTTTTTTTCTTGACCTCTTCCGGCATAAAAACCTCCAAATTTATATATGGCAACTTTAATTAATAAAATTAAATTAAAAAATAAATATAAATAATTATTCTGCGCCTGCTTCTTCGTCTTCAAACTTTATAAAAGGATTGCTTCTGGGTTCCCTGACCATATCGATTGTCGGTTCGAGTCCTATTCCTTCGAGGAAGGTGACAAGCCCAACCCTTGCAATAAGTTCGCCTATTCTTTCCCTGCTGACGCCGTATTCATCCCAGAATTCCCACATATTGCTTATTAATCCTTTAAGCCATTCATAGTCGTTTTTGCTGTCTTCATGAACATCGTAGAAAGGAATGAGCATCATGCCCATTCTCGGACCGGTAACTAACGGAGCTTTCGCTCCTATTAAAATCGATAAGCCTTTCTGGTCTCCCGATTTAAGCGCCTTAGGCATCTCGTTTATACAATGCATACATTTAACGCAGTTAGAATCGTCTATAACAAGATTTTCTCCTTCAAACCACATACATTTTGTGGGACATTTATCTAACACGTATTTCTGGACGTTAAATTTTTTAACGTAATTTTTTACTTCACCCTGATTTATTTTTATATTATCCTGCCATGTTCCGATAAATGCCAAATCTGACCTTGATGCCGCCGCGACGCAATCGTTTGCGCATCCCGAAAATTTCATTTTAAATTTATAATTGAACGACGGCCTGTGCAATTCATCCTGAAAAGCATGGGTTAAGTCATAGCATATCTGGAGAGTGTCATAGTTTGCAAATTCGCATCTCGCAGGTCCGACACAACAAGACGGGGTACGAAGATCCGAGCCGCTGCCGCCAAGGTCGAATCCTAATTCTGCGCTTTTTTGAAATAGATCTTCGGCATCGGCCTGTGTAAGGCCCAATATCTGAATATCGCCGGTTGACCCGTGAAAATTAAAAAGCCCGCCGGCATGCTGGTCTGCTATATCAGCCAATTTTCTCAGAACATCGGAATTATAAAAAAAACCTGATGTCTGGTTTAGCCTGATTGAGTGGCATTCCTTGACGCCCGGATATTTTTCCGGAAACTCCGAGAATCTTCCTACCATTCCGGCGCCGTATCCCCTGACGCCCGCCATGCCTCCGTGTTTCCAGTGGGTAATTTTATCCCTGTAAGATTCTTCGACCTGCCCTAAAAGATCTTCAGTTCTTTCGCTCTTTTCGGCCGCCCTTTCCATTTCTCTAACAAAACTTATCCACTTCCCCTTTTTAAGTTCGTCAAGAAGCGGAGTTTCATGTTTTTTACCCATAAAACCTCCTTTAAAAAAAAATTAAAAAGACATTTTAAAAAAACGCTAAACGCTAACTTAAATAATTTTTACTTAATTAATTAAGATAAGTCTTAGCAAAGCGACATGCACCTGCCGCATATATAACGCTGAGGTGCGAGGCTTTTTGTCTTGTAGGTTAATGAACTAAATGTATTATTTCCTTATAATCTTTTTACTCCTATATTGTCAAGAAAAAAATTCTTTATGTATAAAAAATTAACATCATTTTATTTTTAAAAAATCTTTTTTAACTTCTTTTTTATTTTCTTTTACAAAAGATACCCAGTTTTTAAACCATTTGGGTGCGGAAGGAGAAAATATATGCGTATAACTTGCAATCATATTTTTATAAATAATACCGTCGCTTGCTCCGTTTACCCCAAATCCTTTTTTCACATTAAAGACAAAATCCATGTTATCCGGCGATGGTGTTTCTAAAAATGAATGATGGAACTCGTGTCCTTTAATAAATTTAATCTTATTAAACCATAGCCTGCTATTTTTATCGTAAAAGGCAGGCGTTAATTTGGTGTAGCCATGCCCTTTAGGTTTTTTCGTTAATTTTACATCGGCATCTATTGCTCCGGTCATTTCGCATACGATATCGCTGTAGGAAATGCTTTTACAAAGATACATAAGTCCGCCGCACTCGGCATAGACAGGAAGACCCGTTTCAATCTTTTCCCTTATATCTCTTCTTAAATCAATGTTTGACTCTAAATCCCTGCAGAAAATTTCCGGGAAGCCTCCCCCTATATAAAGGGCGTCAATATCGGGCAGACGGCCATCTTTAAGCGGAGAGAATTTGATTATCTCGCAACCCAAATTCTCAAGCGCTTCAATATTTTCATTATAATAAAAATTAAATGCATTATCGTAAGCAAGACCTATTTTGACTGTGTTTCGGACATTCCTTGCTTTATTCTTTTTCCGAAATAAAGAAGGTAAATTTTTAATGCCGCCGTAAGATTTGCCCGCAATTTTTGAAATCTTTATAATGCCATCTATATCGATATAATCTGAAATTTTAGAAGACATATTGGAAACAAAATTTTCGATGTCTTCGGCGGAAAGCGTAGATAAAAGGCCGAGATGCCGTTGTTTTATGGAAAATTCAGGGTCATTCGGAACATTACCGATTACCTTAAAATCGGTATAATAATTAATTGCTTTGATTAAATTTTTTTCATGCCTTTTACTGTGCACCCTGTTAAGAATTATCCCT
This is a stretch of genomic DNA from Candidatus Acidulodesulfobacterium ferriphilum. It encodes these proteins:
- the cobB gene encoding hydrogenobyrinic acid a,c-diamide synthase (glutamine-hydrolyzing); the encoded protein is MNDITGNNKKNNRINGFYISAAKRNSGKTTISIAIMRLLRDRGLIVQPFKKGPDFIDPMWLSTATGKNCYNLDFYFMSKNKIKKHFLEYSLNSDVSIVEGNHGLHDSFDIYGKSSNAEMAKLLDIPVILLIDVGELNRGVVPLILGFQNFDKDVNIKGIILNRVHSKRHEKNLIKAINYYTDFKVIGNVPNDPEFSIKQRHLGLLSTLSAEDIENFVSNMSSKISDYIDIDGIIKISKIAGKSYGGIKNLPSLFRKKNKARNVRNTVKIGLAYDNAFNFYYNENIEALENLGCEIIKFSPLKDGRLPDIDALYIGGGFPEIFCRDLESNIDLRRDIREKIETGLPVYAECGGLMYLCKSISYSDIVCEMTGAIDADVKLTKKPKGHGYTKLTPAFYDKNSRLWFNKIKFIKGHEFHHSFLETPSPDNMDFVFNVKKGFGVNGASDGIIYKNMIASYTHIFSPSAPKWFKNWVSFVKENKKEVKKDFLKIK
- the dsrA gene encoding dissimilatory-type sulfite reductase subunit alpha, which gives rise to MGKKHETPLLDELKKGKWISFVREMERAAEKSERTEDLLGQVEESYRDKITHWKHGGMAGVRGYGAGMVGRFSEFPEKYPGVKECHSIRLNQTSGFFYNSDVLRKLADIADQHAGGLFNFHGSTGDIQILGLTQADAEDLFQKSAELGFDLGGSGSDLRTPSCCVGPARCEFANYDTLQICYDLTHAFQDELHRPSFNYKFKMKFSGCANDCVAAASRSDLAFIGTWQDNIKINQGEVKNYVKKFNVQKYVLDKCPTKCMWFEGENLVIDDSNCVKCMHCINEMPKALKSGDQKGLSILIGAKAPLVTGPRMGMMLIPFYDVHEDSKNDYEWLKGLISNMWEFWDEYGVSRERIGELIARVGLVTFLEGIGLEPTIDMVREPRSNPFIKFEDEEAGAE
- the dsrB gene encoding dissimilatory-type sulfite reductase subunit beta, giving the protein MPEEVKKKRITDVGPHDYHDYLSPMIKKNYGKWAYHEILDPGTMVHVAENGDKLYTVRMGSPRLVSSGFVRDISDMADKYCGGYLRFTTRNNVEFLLENEKNIEPLKKDLEKLGYNVGGIGNVVANIVHTQGWVHCHTSASDASGVVKSVMDELYEYFVEDKLPSKVRIAFACCLNMCGSVASSDIAILGTHRKPPKINHERLVNLCEVPSTIAACPTNSIRPEMVGDKKSVRVNEETCVFCGSCYTVCPAMPIADAENDGLSIWVGGKVSNARTKPTFSKLVVPFIPNEPPRWDKAVQAVKTILEAYKKGAEPGERVIEWIERIGWSRFFKITGFEFTKYHVDDFRLAETSMNYSSHARF